From the Leucobacter denitrificans genome, one window contains:
- a CDS encoding MarR family winged helix-turn-helix transcriptional regulator: MEIHKSGSTDEVDSIIAAWGTARPDLDLGPLAVFSRLSRIAKHLDRARAHAFERSGLAYWEFDVLAVLRRSESPYRQSPKFLVRQTMVSSGTMTNRIDRLVERGLVRRLTDPNDGRGVLVEMTEQGQTLVDAAMTRLTDAEERMLGAVTRAERERLATLLRKLSLSVDRFEPVSEIPATESEQP, encoded by the coding sequence ATGGAGATTCATAAATCGGGGTCCACTGACGAGGTTGATTCCATAATTGCCGCTTGGGGAACCGCGCGACCTGACCTTGATCTCGGGCCACTCGCTGTCTTTTCGAGGCTCTCTCGCATCGCAAAACACCTCGATCGTGCGCGCGCACACGCGTTTGAGCGCTCGGGGCTCGCATATTGGGAATTTGACGTGCTTGCCGTGCTTCGGCGTTCCGAAAGCCCGTATCGACAGAGCCCGAAGTTTTTGGTACGCCAGACCATGGTGTCGAGCGGCACAATGACGAACCGCATCGATCGACTCGTCGAGCGAGGCCTAGTGCGTAGGCTCACAGACCCAAACGACGGCCGGGGTGTGCTCGTCGAGATGACTGAGCAGGGTCAGACTCTCGTCGACGCGGCGATGACGAGGCTCACCGACGCAGAAGAGCGCATGCTCGGGGCCGTGACCCGCGCCGAGCGTGAGCGCCTCGCGACGCTTTTGCGCAAGCTCTCACTCAGTGTGGATCGCTTTGAGCCCGTCTCAGAGATACCCGCAACCGAGAGCGAGCAGCCTTAA